TCTAGCACGGCCACACTTGAAGGCCACGCAACCGCAAGCGCGCTTTCCCGCCGAAACCGCCAAAGACGGCAAACGCACGGCTTTCCGGCGAAAGACCGTGCGCTCTGCAGAACTATTCTACCCGCCCTGCCGGCTCCGTGTCAAGGTCGGACGCGCCCGGGGACGGCCCGCCGGGGTCGCCGAACACCTCCGGCAACTCGGCCCGCAGCCGCAGCGCCGCCAAGTCTTTCTTCTTGGCCTCCACCATGACGTCGAAGTCGCCCAGCGCTTTGGCCGTCAGCAAAAACGCCCGCACCGCTCTCGCGTCCACGTAATCCGCGTGGGCCCGATCGGTTGGTCCGCCCCGGGGGCTGGACAGGTGCACCTTCGGCGGCCGGTCGCGCCACGTCGCAAAAACCCCGGGCAGCAGGTCCTCGGCCCGCTCGCCCTCGTTGCGGCAAAGATGATGATGCCAGTCGAACACCATGGGCACGCCCACGTCTTGGCACAGCGCCAGCGTCTCGCGCGCCGAGTAGGTGCGGTCGTCGTTTTCGAGAGCCAGCCGCGCCCGCACCGCCTCGGGCAGCTGCGCGACGTTCTCCGCCGCCCGCCGCAGCCCCGCGGCGTTGCCTTCTGGCATGCGCCGGCCCACGTGCAGCACGATTTTCGCCCGCTCGTCCAGCCCCATAGCCTCAAACAGGCGCACGTGGTACGCCGTATATTTCTCCACCCACTGGAACACCGACGGCTCCGGCGCGTTGAGGACGCACAGCTGCGGCGGGTGCGTGCTGACCCGAAAGCCTTCGGCCCGAATGACGCGCCCAATTTCTTCCAACAGCGGCCTCAGCTCCGGATCTTTCCACCATTCCCAGCCCGCCGTGGCCTCGTGCGTCGCCAGCGGGATCAGGTGGGTCGCGAAGCGGTAAACCGTGAGGCCGTGCCACTTCATGAAGGAAAGAATGCGCCGCGTGTTGGCGAGGTTACGCTTGGCGGTGCGCCGGATGCGGCTTATCCGCGCTTCCTCCGGCAGCTTCTCGATGGCTGTGACGGTGACGTCGCCTGCCGGGGAACAGTCTTGCTCGCTGAGGCAAATCGACACGAACCCAAGTCCGACGGCCACGGCCGGCACCCCTCCTTAGGGTGCCCGCCGCGCCCTTCGTCCTTCCGGCGGCGCTACATCCACCGCTGGGCCCAGGCTTGAATGGCCTCCACGACTGGCGCCAGGTCGCGGCCTTTTTCGGTCAGCGCGTATTCCACCCCTACGGGCCGCCCGGGCAGCACCCGGCGCTCGACGACGCCGTGTTCCTCCAACTCCTTGAGCCGCTCGGCCACCAGGCGGGCGCTGACGTCGGGGATGAGCTTGGTGAAATCGGAAAACCGCCGCGGCCCCGACATGAGGACGCGCAAGATGACGCCCGTCCACTTCTTGCCGAGCAGCTGGGCGGCAGCCTCGTAGCGAGGACAAACGCGTTCGGAAGCGGTCACTTTGTGTTCCACGGCTGTACCACCTCATCGCGGCGCCCTTCCGGCGAAACCGGCGCCGGCGCAAGCCGCCGCCACCAAAAAGAGTATACAAAAGAGCGATCTTCGCGGTGCACCAAAATTTGCTTGACAGGGCAGCCGAAACCTGCCTATAATAGGCGTGCTTACGAAAAGTAACCTGCTTGGCAATAATTATCGCCCAAGCACGGCGACAATCCAAGGGGGAGAGGATGCACGTTGGCTACGCAGTGGAAAATCGACCCTAGCCACACGCTCATCGAGTTCGGCGTCCGCCACCTGATGATCACCATGGTCAAGGGCCGTTTCGGCGGCGTTGAGGGCGTGATCACGGGCGACCCGAGCGACTGGACCACAGCGTCGGTCGACGTGACGATTGATGCAGCCAGCGTGGACACGCGCAACCAAGACCGCGACAATCACCTGCGCTCGGCCGACTTCTTCGACGTCGAGAAGTATCCGCACATTACGTTCAAGAGCACAAAGGTCACCAAGACGGGCGAGAACACTTACGACATCGAGGGCGACCTCACCATCCGCGGCGTGACGAAGCCGGTGACGCTGAAGGCCACGTATCTCGGCTCGGCCAAGGATCCGTGGGGCAACGAGAAGATCGGCTTCAGCGCCACGACCAAGGTGAACCGCAAGGACTTCGGCCTGACCTGGAACGCGCCGCTGGAGGCGGGCGGTTTCCTGGTGGGCGACGAAGTCAACATCGAGCTGGAAGTCCAGGCCGTCAAGGCGTAACGCGGCCGAGACGACAAGCCGTCGGGGCGCAAACCGCGGCGGCCGGCGCCTCCGGCCGCCGCCGTCATGTTTCCCCTTCCTGTCCACCGGCGAACGCGAAGAGGGGTTTCGGCGCTGCCGAAACCCCTCTTCGTCTTGGCGGAAGGGGAGGGATTTGAACCCTCGGTGCCATGTGGCACACACGATTTCCAGTCGTGCCTGTTCGGCCGCTCCAGCACCCTTCCGGAAGCGTATAAAAAATTGGCGGAGGGGGTGGGATTTGAACCCACGAGGCGGGTAAACCGCCTAACGCATTTCGAGTGCGCCGCGTTCGGCCGCTCCGCAACCCCTCCGAGCCAAACGTTCGACCTTAGCTGGTTTTCACCCGGCGTTCCCGGAAAAACGACTGGATTATCTCGCGGCACTCGTCCTCCAGCACGCCCGCCGTCACCTGCAGGCGGTGGTTGAGCCGCTCGTCTTGCACGATGTTCCAGAGCGACCCGGCGGCGCCTGCTTTCGGATCCGCCGCTCCGTACACGAGGCGGTCGATGCGGGCCAGCACGAGCGCGCCTGCACACATCGGGCAAGGTTCGATTGTAACGTAGAGCGTACTTCCTGTCAACCGCCACGCGCCAAGAGCTTCGGACGCGGCGCGGATCGCGAGGATTTCCGCGTGCGCCGTCGGGTCGCCGTCTTGCTCGCGGCGATTGTGGCCCCGGCCGATGACTTGTCCGTCCCGGACGACGACCGCCCCCACCGGCACGTCGCCGCCCTCTGCGGCCCGGCGCGCCTCCTCCAGCGCGAGCCGCATCCAGACTTCGTCTTCCGCCGGACTCAGCAAAGCTGCGGCTCGCCCTCGTCGTCCGCCGTGCGGAACGAGTGGCCGCAGCCGCACGTCCGCACCGCGTTCGGGTTGTTGATGGCGAACCCCGCGCCCATCAGCGTCTCGACGTAGTCTATCTCGGTTCCTGCCAGGAACCGCATGCTCTCGCGATCGACCAGCACGCGGATACCGTGCTGCTCGGAGACGATGTCGTCCTCGCGCTCCTCGCTGTCGAAACCCAACGCGTACGAATACCCGCTGCAGCCGCCGCGCTTGACTACGATCCGCAGCGCCTGCCCCTGGCGGTTTTCGGCTTCCATAATTTCCTTCAGCTTATCGGCGGCCCTCAGCGTAACGGTCAC
The nucleotide sequence above comes from Bacillota bacterium. Encoded proteins:
- the uvdE gene encoding UV DNA damage repair endonuclease UvsE, with product MPAVAVGLGFVSICLSEQDCSPAGDVTVTAIEKLPEEARISRIRRTAKRNLANTRRILSFMKWHGLTVYRFATHLIPLATHEATAGWEWWKDPELRPLLEEIGRVIRAEGFRVSTHPPQLCVLNAPEPSVFQWVEKYTAYHVRLFEAMGLDERAKIVLHVGRRMPEGNAAGLRRAAENVAQLPEAVRARLALENDDRTYSARETLALCQDVGVPMVFDWHHHLCRNEGERAEDLLPGVFATWRDRPPKVHLSSPRGGPTDRAHADYVDARAVRAFLLTAKALGDFDVMVEAKKKDLAALRLRAELPEVFGDPGGPSPGASDLDTEPAGRVE
- a CDS encoding transcriptional regulator produces the protein MSGPRRFSDFTKLIPDVSARLVAERLKELEEHGVVERRVLPGRPVGVEYALTEKGRDLAPVVEAIQAWAQRWM
- a CDS encoding tRNA adenosine(34) deaminase TadA; this translates as MLSPAEDEVWMRLALEEARRAAEGGDVPVGAVVVRDGQVIGRGHNRREQDGDPTAHAEILAIRAASEALGAWRLTGSTLYVTIEPCPMCAGALVLARIDRLVYGAADPKAGAAGSLWNIVQDERLNHRLQVTAGVLEDECREIIQSFFRERRVKTS
- a CDS encoding iron-sulfur cluster assembly accessory protein; the protein is MVTVTLRAADKLKEIMEAENRQGQALRIVVKRGGCSGYSYALGFDSEEREDDIVSEQHGIRVLVDRESMRFLAGTEIDYVETLMGAGFAINNPNAVRTCGCGHSFRTADDEGEPQLC